A DNA window from Leptospira langatensis contains the following coding sequences:
- the mutL gene encoding DNA mismatch repair endonuclease MutL yields MGRIQELSPELINQIAAGEVIESAHSVLKEMMENSVDAGADTIEVESRDGGLTSLLLSDNGSGIQEEDIPLALQRHATSKIRTLRDLELVSSYGFRGEALASIASVSKLTLETGTGEATAWKIHAEKGQIQSKEAIPGFKGTKILVEDLFYNTPVRRKFLKSVRSEDKKIRDRVTVQALSREDIRFRFVQDGKEIFRLSPKDKRERIIDLFGENFRDHLLEVQLERKGWKAKGYISDPDFYKSNRTGQFIFVNGRPVEIKYSSHLLKKCYDELLPPNAHPYCFLFFEVDPEAIDVNVHPAKKEIRFLDEEGFNTFFLQLIQKELRSSTPVSFLELKNRLLRPEPKRMESTLYSYSQHNSGMEQQLLGSTLYEEVKHSPSFPVENVGPGSRLEDLTDVPIKHSEFIPKKHFGLLFETFILAEGEDGFYIIDQHTAHERIRYEEVLRKLKKKNYGIQPLLTPIRIPVSKQEAEDIKDRLPEYQEVGLQLESLGEDSMVLREVPGYFLPGHEKEIVLDFLNRTGGKEVPEPELYDLMAKCVACRSAVKKGDQLSDHLIAEMLNRLSYCENPSRCPHGRPTLVKLTREDLERMFHRR; encoded by the coding sequence ATGGGAAGGATCCAAGAACTTAGTCCGGAACTCATCAATCAGATCGCTGCGGGAGAGGTCATCGAATCGGCCCATTCCGTATTGAAAGAGATGATGGAGAATTCTGTGGATGCGGGAGCCGACACCATAGAAGTAGAATCCAGGGACGGAGGCTTGACCTCTCTTCTTCTTTCTGATAACGGATCCGGTATCCAAGAAGAGGATATTCCTCTCGCACTCCAAAGACATGCCACAAGCAAGATCAGGACTCTCCGGGATCTGGAGTTAGTCTCCTCGTATGGGTTCAGAGGAGAAGCGTTAGCTTCCATTGCCTCCGTTTCCAAACTTACCTTGGAAACCGGAACGGGAGAAGCAACCGCTTGGAAAATACATGCGGAGAAGGGACAGATCCAATCCAAGGAAGCGATCCCCGGTTTCAAGGGTACCAAGATCCTTGTAGAAGATCTTTTTTATAATACGCCGGTCCGTAGAAAGTTCTTAAAGTCTGTTCGTTCCGAAGACAAGAAGATCCGAGATCGGGTTACGGTCCAAGCATTGTCCAGAGAAGATATCCGATTCAGATTCGTCCAAGACGGAAAGGAGATCTTTCGTCTTTCTCCCAAGGATAAGAGAGAAAGGATCATCGACCTATTCGGAGAGAATTTCCGGGATCATCTCTTAGAAGTGCAATTAGAGAGAAAAGGTTGGAAGGCGAAAGGATATATCAGCGACCCGGACTTCTATAAATCCAATCGTACAGGGCAGTTTATCTTCGTGAACGGGCGTCCTGTCGAGATCAAATATTCCTCACATCTATTAAAAAAATGTTATGATGAACTATTGCCTCCAAATGCTCATCCGTATTGCTTCTTATTCTTCGAAGTAGATCCGGAAGCGATCGATGTGAATGTGCATCCTGCCAAGAAAGAGATCCGCTTCTTGGACGAGGAAGGTTTCAATACATTCTTCCTGCAGCTCATCCAGAAAGAACTTAGATCCAGCACTCCCGTCAGCTTTTTAGAACTGAAGAATCGTCTTCTTCGTCCGGAGCCGAAAAGAATGGAGAGCACTCTGTATTCTTATTCCCAACATAATAGCGGGATGGAACAGCAGCTACTCGGCTCCACTCTCTACGAAGAAGTCAAACATTCCCCTTCCTTTCCTGTGGAGAATGTGGGACCTGGTTCTCGTTTGGAAGATCTCACGGATGTTCCGATCAAGCATAGCGAGTTCATTCCCAAGAAACATTTCGGGCTTTTATTTGAGACATTTATTTTGGCAGAAGGGGAAGACGGTTTCTATATCATAGACCAGCATACCGCTCACGAAAGGATCCGCTACGAAGAAGTACTTCGCAAATTAAAGAAGAAGAATTACGGGATCCAGCCCTTGCTCACTCCCATTCGGATCCCAGTCTCGAAGCAAGAGGCGGAAGATATCAAGGACAGATTGCCCGAATACCAAGAGGTAGGATTGCAATTGGAATCCTTAGGAGAGGACAGCATGGTCCTCAGAGAAGTGCCTGGTTATTTTCTCCCCGGGCATGAAAAAGAGATCGTATTAGATTTTTTGAATCGAACCGGAGGAAAGGAAGTCCCAGAACCTGAACTCTACGACCTGATGGCCAAATGCGTGGCCTGTAGATCTGCAGTCAAAAAGGGAGACCAACTTTCCGACCATCTCATCGCAGAGATGTTGAACCGACTCAGCTATTGTGAAAATCCTTCCCGTTGTCCGCATGGGCGCCCGACTTTAGTGAAACTCACTCGGGAAGATCTTGAAAGAATGTTCCATCGTAGGTAA
- a CDS encoding YqaA family protein encodes MLSQLLKQTLIASVLLFLGVLILARFFSEEVKLVAESFLDFTGVPGIGLAILVADSVHVFLPPDTFLILAVAAKMPDFWVIFFASFGSLIAGACSYAQGKYLLPKLDTFTQFMRKHEEKLEVYVKRFGFWAVVLGALTPLPYSWTSVAAGAMGMKFRLYMLAALFRIPRFFLYYYLIKGGWIAI; translated from the coding sequence ATGCTCTCGCAGCTACTGAAGCAGACCTTGATCGCGAGTGTGCTTTTATTCTTAGGAGTATTGATCCTTGCCAGGTTCTTTAGCGAAGAAGTAAAACTGGTAGCCGAATCCTTCTTGGATTTCACAGGAGTTCCCGGAATAGGACTTGCGATCCTGGTCGCGGATTCTGTGCATGTATTCCTACCTCCGGATACTTTCTTGATCCTGGCTGTTGCGGCTAAGATGCCGGATTTTTGGGTAATCTTCTTTGCATCTTTTGGGTCTTTGATCGCAGGTGCTTGCTCGTATGCACAGGGAAAGTATCTTCTTCCTAAATTGGATACATTCACTCAATTCATGAGAAAGCATGAAGAGAAGTTAGAGGTCTATGTAAAGAGATTCGGGTTCTGGGCCGTGGTCCTGGGGGCGCTTACTCCTTTGCCGTATTCTTGGACCTCGGTAGCGGCGGGTGCCATGGGAATGAAATTCAGGCTGTATATGCTTGCGGCCTTATTTCGTATCCCCCGTTTCTTTCTGTATTACTATCTAATTAAGGGCGGATGGATCGCGATCTGA
- a CDS encoding sensor histidine kinase yields the protein MMLSIRMPSASKISLIVWSLILLCVSCTPSPGRAKLQNGVLDWEDFRTRGECFRMTGDWKFAWLGTEPDTSLPAEPKEFSLQEIPGSWNKSEWTAPAPSEYPKYGRALYRVELRSEKPVESLHLVSYDQGTNYRILFNGVLMHEVGRVGDPSLDALELRTSYVILPAWQGKANLDFEVSNYHYRKGGLWKPPFLGTPSCVGRYYMDRRDLESILCGGIFFLGLFHICVAAFYKKDPSALILGFFAILVGLRLYSTGVRLMPEHLLVGPKIYLRIEFITWFLGMPLALHFLRTVFPVDFGKRSLQISYWVAGIFTAITLFTDPDIYSYLITPSYVMYIFTGQASLTILAHAVRKKMVGARIYLIGFMILLILLGSEILFHSEIVDSWEISGVGVGIFMLSNSLSLSSKMLSGFREREKAQEMLNTNLEELVAKRTKQLESARDEAEAANKAKSEFLINVDHEVRTPMNGIMGITQMLLDSDIKPEHKEMLELLKRSGDAMMVILGSMLDASSLEKGTLYLLNKRFHLRASVYEAAMRVEDRIRKKGIQFSVTLSDDLPETVEGDEERFKTMLLVLLENAEKFTSQGSIKLIGELVTETRFQYRIRFQVQDTGIGIPQDKLTSIFNPFQQVDSGVTKPFQGAGLGLSLCKALAEKMEGSISVESQPGSGSLFTLEIAVSKPEIQS from the coding sequence ATGATGCTTTCGATCCGAATGCCAAGTGCCTCTAAAATATCCTTAATCGTTTGGAGCCTAATCCTTCTTTGCGTTTCCTGCACTCCTTCTCCGGGAAGGGCAAAATTGCAGAACGGGGTCTTGGATTGGGAAGATTTCCGCACGAGAGGAGAATGCTTTCGTATGACGGGAGACTGGAAGTTCGCCTGGCTGGGAACGGAACCGGATACGAGTCTTCCCGCAGAGCCAAAGGAATTCTCCCTGCAAGAGATCCCTGGCAGTTGGAATAAAAGCGAATGGACGGCGCCCGCTCCTTCCGAATATCCGAAATACGGTCGAGCTTTATACAGAGTAGAACTTCGTTCCGAAAAACCTGTAGAGAGTTTGCACTTGGTCTCCTACGACCAAGGAACGAATTATAGAATTCTATTTAACGGAGTTCTAATGCATGAGGTAGGAAGGGTGGGAGATCCTTCTCTGGATGCCTTGGAACTTCGAACGAGTTATGTGATCCTTCCTGCTTGGCAAGGAAAAGCGAATCTGGACTTCGAGGTCTCCAATTATCACTATAGGAAAGGAGGACTTTGGAAGCCTCCCTTTCTTGGTACTCCTTCTTGTGTCGGTCGTTATTATATGGATCGAAGGGATCTGGAGAGCATTCTTTGCGGTGGGATCTTCTTCTTAGGGCTTTTTCATATTTGTGTGGCAGCCTTTTATAAAAAGGATCCGTCCGCATTGATCCTGGGATTCTTTGCGATCTTAGTAGGGCTCAGGCTGTATTCCACCGGAGTACGTCTCATGCCGGAACATCTTCTCGTAGGACCTAAGATCTATCTTAGGATCGAGTTCATTACTTGGTTTTTAGGAATGCCTCTCGCACTTCATTTCTTGCGCACCGTCTTTCCTGTGGATTTCGGAAAACGATCCTTGCAGATCAGCTATTGGGTCGCCGGGATCTTCACTGCGATCACTCTGTTTACCGATCCTGATATATATTCGTATCTGATCACTCCTTCTTATGTGATGTATATTTTTACGGGACAGGCCTCTCTTACCATACTCGCTCATGCGGTCCGAAAAAAAATGGTAGGAGCCCGCATTTATCTCATAGGTTTCATGATCCTACTCATCCTTCTCGGAAGTGAGATACTCTTCCATTCTGAGATCGTCGATTCTTGGGAGATCAGCGGAGTGGGAGTTGGGATCTTCATGCTTTCTAATTCTCTTTCTCTCTCCAGTAAAATGCTAAGCGGTTTTAGGGAGAGAGAAAAGGCACAAGAAATGTTGAATACCAACCTAGAGGAGTTGGTCGCAAAGAGAACCAAACAGTTGGAGTCTGCCAGAGACGAGGCGGAAGCGGCAAACAAGGCAAAGAGCGAATTCTTGATCAATGTGGATCATGAGGTCCGGACTCCTATGAACGGGATCATGGGGATCACCCAAATGCTTTTGGATTCGGATATTAAGCCAGAACACAAAGAAATGCTGGAGCTCTTAAAAAGAAGCGGGGATGCCATGATGGTGATCCTGGGTTCAATGCTGGATGCCTCCAGTTTAGAGAAAGGAACATTATATCTTCTGAATAAACGATTCCATTTGAGAGCCTCTGTGTACGAGGCTGCGATGAGAGTAGAGGATCGCATTCGCAAAAAAGGCATTCAGTTCTCCGTAACCTTAAGCGATGATCTTCCCGAAACGGTCGAAGGCGATGAGGAAAGATTCAAGACAATGCTTCTCGTGCTCTTGGAGAATGCGGAGAAGTTCACAAGCCAAGGTTCCATCAAGCTCATAGGCGAGTTAGTTACGGAGACCAGATTCCAATATAGGATCCGATTCCAGGTCCAGGACACAGGCATTGGGATCCCTCAGGACAAATTGACTTCCATCTTCAATCCGTTCCAGCAGGTGGATTCCGGAGTGACCAAACCGTTCCAAGGAGCGGGCCTTGGACTTTCCCTCTGCAAGGCTCTTGCGGAGAAGATGGAAGGAAGCATTTCCGTAGAAAGCCAGCCTGGCTCGGGTTCCTTGTTTACTTTGGAAATCGCAGTATCTAAACCCGAAATCCAATCTTGA